In Oncorhynchus keta strain PuntledgeMale-10-30-2019 unplaced genomic scaffold, Oket_V2 Un_contig_6620_pilon_pilon, whole genome shotgun sequence, a single genomic region encodes these proteins:
- the LOC118383754 gene encoding uncharacterized protein LOC118383754 isoform X17, with amino-acid sequence MNCTHLVGLNQSLCFPRLGGSAQGRRWLRCGDTVLQRSWSCKVTQRERCGDTVLQRSWSCKVTQRERCGDTVLQRSWSCKVTQRERCGDTVLQRSWSCKVTQRERCGDTVLQRSWSCKVTQRERCGDTVLQRSWSCKVTQRERCGDTVLQRSWSCKVTQRERCGDTVLQRSWSCKVTQRERCGDTVLQRSWSCKVTQRERCGDTVLQRSWSCKVAQRERCGDTVLQRSWSCKVTQRERCGDTVLQRSWSCKVTQRERCGDTVLQRSWSCKVTQRERCGDTVLQRSWSCKVTQRERCGDTVLQRSWSCKVTQRERCGDTVLQRSWSCNVYRCQTPLHPKS; translated from the exons atgaattgcacccacctggtgggtctaaatcagtccctgtgTTTTCCACGTTTGGGAGGAAGTGCTCAGGGACGAAGGTGGCTCAGATGTGGGGATACAGTACTTCAGAGAAGTTGGAGTTGTAAGGTGActcagagggagagatgtggggaTACAGTACTTCAGAGAAGTTGGAGTTGTAAGGTGActcagagggagagatgtggggaTACAGTACTTCAGAGAAGTTGGAGTTGTAAGGTGActcagagggagagatgtggggaTACAGTACTTCAGAGAAGTTGGAGTTGTAAGGTGActcagagggagagatgtggggaTACAGTACTTCAGAGAAGTTGGAGTTGTAAGGTGActcagagggagagatgtggggaTACAGTACTTCAGAGAAG TTGGAGTTGTAAGGTGActcagagggagagatgtggggaTACAGTACTTCAGAGAAGTTGGAGTTGTAAGGTGActcagagggagagatgtggggaTACAGTACTTCAGAGAAGTTGGAGTTGTAAG GTGActcagagggagagatgtggggaTACAGTACTTCAGAGAAGTTGGAGTTGTAAGGTGActcagagggagagatgtggggaTACAGTACTTCAGAGAAGTTGGAGTTGTAAGGTGGctcagagggagagatgtggggaTACAGTACTTCAGAGAAGTTGGAGTTGTAAGGTGActcagagggagagatgtggggaTACAGTACTTCAGAGAAGTTGGAGTTGTAAGGTGActcagagggagagatgtggggaTACAGTACTTCAGAGAAGTTGGAGTTGTAAG GTGActcagagggagagatgtggggaTACAGTACTTCAGAGAAGTTGGAGTTGTAAGGTGActcagagggagagatgtggggaTACAGTACTTCAGAGAAGTTGGAGTTGTAAGGTGActcagagggagagatgtggggaTACAGTACTTCAGAGAAGTTGGAGTTGTAATGTCTACCGCTGTCAGACGCCTCTTCACCCAAAATCCTAA
- the LOC118383754 gene encoding uncharacterized protein LOC118383754 isoform X20: protein MNCTHLVGLNQSLCFPRLGGSAQGRRWLRCGDTVLQRSWSCKVTQRERCGDTVLQRSWSCKVTQRERCGDTVLQRSWSCKVTQRERCGDTVLQRSWSCKVTQRERCGDTVLQRSWSCKVTQRERCGDTVLQRSWSCKVTQRERCGDTVLQRSWSCKVTQRERCGDTVLQRSWSCKVTQRERCGDTVLQRSWSCKVAQRERCGDTVLQRSWSCKVTQRERCGDTVLQRSWSCKVTQRERCGDTVLQRSWSCKVTQRERCGDTVLQRSWSCKVTQRERCGDTVLQRSWSCKVTQRERCGDTVLQRSWSCNVYRCQTPLHPKS from the exons atgaattgcacccacctggtgggtctaaatcagtccctgtgTTTTCCACGTTTGGGAGGAAGTGCTCAGGGACGAAGGTGGCTCAGATGTGGGGATACAGTACTTCAGAGAAGTTGGAGTTGTAAGGTGActcagagggagagatgtggggaTACAGTACTTCAGAGAAGTTGGAGTTGTAAGGTGActcagagggagagatgtggggaTACAGTACTTCAGAGAAGTTGGAGTTGTAAGGTGActcagagggagagatgtggggaTACAGTACTTCAGAGAAGTTGGAGTTGTAAGGTGActcagagggagagatgtggggaTACAGTACTTCAGAGAAGTTGGAGTTGTAAGGTGActcagagggagagatgtggggaTACAGTACTTCAGAGAAG TTGGAGTTGTAAGGTGActcagagggagagatgtggggaTACAGTACTTCAGAGAAGTTGGAGTTGTAAGGTGActcagagggagagatgtggggaTACAGTACTTCAGAGAAGTTGGAGTTGTAAGGTGActcagagggagagatgtggggaTACAGTACTTCAGAGAAGTTGGAGTTGTAAGGTGGctcagagggagagatgtggggaTACAGTACTTCAGAGAAGTTGGAGTTGTAAGGTGActcagagggagagatgtggggaTACAGTACTTCAGAGAAGTTGGAGTTGTAAGGTGActcagagggagagatgtggggaTACAGTACTTCAGAGAAGTTGGAGTTGTAAG GTGActcagagggagagatgtggggaTACAGTACTTCAGAGAAGTTGGAGTTGTAAGGTGActcagagggagagatgtggggaTACAGTACTTCAGAGAAGTTGGAGTTGTAAGGTGActcagagggagagatgtggggaTACAGTACTTCAGAGAAGTTGGAGTTGTAATGTCTACCGCTGTCAGACGCCTCTTCACCCAAAATCCTAA
- the LOC118383754 gene encoding uncharacterized protein LOC118383754 isoform X24, whose product MNCTHLVGLNQSLCFPRLGGSAQGRRWLRCGDTVLQRSWSCKVTQRERCGDTVLQRSWSCKVTQRERCGDTVLQRSWSCKVTQRERCGDTVLQRSWSCKVTQRERCGDTVLQRSWSCKVTQRERCGDTVLQRSWSCKVTQRERCGDTVLQRSWSCKVTQRERCGDTVLQRSWSCKVTQRERCGDTVLQRSWSCKVTQRERCGDTVLQRSWSCKVTQRERCGDTVLQRSWSCKVTQRERCGDTVLQRSWSCKVTQRERCGDTVLQRSWSCKVTQRERCGDTVLQRSWSCNVYRCQTPLHPKS is encoded by the exons atgaattgcacccacctggtgggtctaaatcagtccctgtgTTTTCCACGTTTGGGAGGAAGTGCTCAGGGACGAAGGTGGCTCAGATGTGGGGATACAGTACTTCAGAGAAGTTGGAGTTGTAAGGTGActcagagggagagatgtggggaTACAGTACTTCAGAGAAGTTGGAGTTGTAAGGTGActcagagggagagatgtggggaTACAGTACTTCAGAGAAGTTGGAGTTGTAAGGTGActcagagggagagatgtggggaTACAGTACTTCAGAGAAGTTGGAGTTGTAAGGTGActcagagggagagatgtggggaTACAGTACTTCAGAGAAGTTGGAGTTGTAAGGTGActcagagggagagatgtggggaTACAGTACTTCAGAGAAG TTGGAGTTGTAAGGTGActcagagggagagatgtggggaTACAGTACTTCAGAGAAGTTGGAGTTGTAAGGTGActcagagggagagatgtggggaTACAGTACTTCAGAGAAGTTGGAGTTGTAAGGTGActcagagggagagatgtggggaTACAGTACTTCAGAGAAGTTGGAGTTGTAAG GTGActcagagggagagatgtggggaTACAGTACTTCAGAGAAGTTGGAGTTGTAAGGTGActcagagggagagatgtggggaTACAGTACTTCAGAGAAGTTGGAGTTGTAAG GTGActcagagggagagatgtggggaTACAGTACTTCAGAGAAGTTGGAGTTGTAAGGTGActcagagggagagatgtggggaTACAGTACTTCAGAGAAGTTGGAGTTGTAAGGTGActcagagggagagatgtggggaTACAGTACTTCAGAGAAGTTGGAGTTGTAATGTCTACCGCTGTCAGACGCCTCTTCACCCAAAATCCTAA
- the LOC118383754 gene encoding uncharacterized protein LOC118383754 isoform X8: MNCTHLVGLNQSLCFPRLGGSAQGRRWLRCGDTVLQRSWSCKVTQRERCGDTVLQRSWSCKVTQRERCGDTVLQRSWSCKVTQRERCGDTVLQRSWSCKVTQRERCGDTVLQRSWSCKVTQRERCGDTVLQRSWSCKVTQRERCGDTVLQRSWSCKVTQRERCGDTVLQRSWSCKVTQRERCGDTVLQRSWSCKVAQRERCGDTVLQRSWSCKVTQRERCGDTVLQRSWSCKVTQRERCGDTVLQRSWSCKVTQRERCGDTVLQRSWSCKVTQRERCGDTVLQRSWSCKVTQRERCGDTVLQRSWSCKVTQRERCGDTVLQRSWSCKVTQRERCGDTVLQRSWSCKVTQRERCGDTVLQRSWSCKVTQRERCGDTVLQRSWSCNVYRCQTPLHPKS; encoded by the exons atgaattgcacccacctggtgggtctaaatcagtccctgtgTTTTCCACGTTTGGGAGGAAGTGCTCAGGGACGAAGGTGGCTCAGATGTGGGGATACAGTACTTCAGAGAAGTTGGAGTTGTAAGGTGActcagagggagagatgtggggaTACAGTACTTCAGAGAAGTTGGAGTTGTAAGGTGActcagagggagagatgtggggaTACAGTACTTCAGAGAAGTTGGAGTTGTAAGGTGActcagagggagagatgtggggaTACAGTACTTCAGAGAAGTTGGAGTTGTAAGGTGActcagagggagagatgtggggaTACAGTACTTCAGAGAAGTTGGAGTTGTAAGGTGActcagagggagagatgtggggaTACAGTACTTCAGAGAAG TTGGAGTTGTAAGGTGActcagagggagagatgtggggaTACAGTACTTCAGAGAAGTTGGAGTTGTAAGGTGActcagagggagagatgtggggaTACAGTACTTCAGAGAAGTTGGAGTTGTAAGGTGActcagagggagagatgtggggaTACAGTACTTCAGAGAAGTTGGAGTTGTAAGGTGGctcagagggagagatgtggggaTACAGTACTTCAGAGAAGTTGGAGTTGTAAGGTGActcagagggagagatgtggggaTACAGTACTTCAGAGAAGTTGGAGTTGTAAGGTGActcagagggagagatgtggggaTACAGTACTTCAGAGAAGTTGGAGTTGTAAG GTGActcagagggagagatgtggggaTACAGTACTTCAGAGAAGTTGGAGTTGTAAGGTGActcagagggagagatgtggggaTACAGTACTTCAGAGAAGTTGGAGTTGTAAG GTGActcagagggagagatgtggggaTACAGTACTTCAGAGAAGTTGGAGTTGTAAGGTGActcagagggagagatgtggggaTACAGTACTTCAGAGAAGTTGGAGTTGTAAG GTGActcagagggagagatgtggggaTACAGTACTTCAGAGAAGTTGGAGTTGTAAGGTGActcagagggagagatgtggggaTACAGTACTTCAGAGAAGTTGGAGTTGTAAGGTGActcagagggagagatgtggggaTACAGTACTTCAGAGAAGTTGGAGTTGTAATGTCTACCGCTGTCAGACGCCTCTTCACCCAAAATCCTAA
- the LOC118383754 gene encoding uncharacterized protein LOC118383754 isoform X10, whose protein sequence is MNCTHLVGLNQSLCFPRLGGSAQGRRWLRCGDTVLQRSWSCKVTQRERCGDTVLQRSWSCKVTQRERCGDTVLQRSWSCKVTQRERCGDTVLQRSWSCKVTQRERCGDTVLQRSWSCKVTQRERCGDTVLQRSWSCKVTQRERCGDTVLQRSWSCKVTQRERCGDTVLQRSWSCKVTQRERCGDTVLQRSWSCKVTQRERCGDTVLQRSWSCKVTQRERCGDTVLQRSWSCKVTQRERCGDTVLQRSWSCKVTQRERCGDTVLQRSWSCKVAQRERCGDTVLQRSWSCKVTQRERCGDTVLQRSWSCKVTQRERCGDTVLQRSWSCKVTQRERCGDTVLQRSWSCKVTQRERCGDTVLQRSWSCKVTQRERCGDTVLQRSWSCNVYRCQTPLHPKS, encoded by the exons atgaattgcacccacctggtgggtctaaatcagtccctgtgTTTTCCACGTTTGGGAGGAAGTGCTCAGGGACGAAGGTGGCTCAGATGTGGGGATACAGTACTTCAGAGAAGTTGGAGTTGTAAGGTGActcagagggagagatgtggggaTACAGTACTTCAGAGAAGTTGGAGTTGTAAGGTGActcagagggagagatgtggggaTACAGTACTTCAGAGAAGTTGGAGTTGTAAGGTGActcagagggagagatgtggggaTACAGTACTTCAGAGAAGTTGGAGTTGTAAGGTGActcagagggagagatgtggggaTACAGTACTTCAGAGAAGTTGGAGTTGTAAGGTGActcagagggagagatgtggggaTACAGTACTTCAGAGAAG TTGGAGTTGTAAGGTGActcagagggagagatgtggggaTACAGTACTTCAGAGAAGTTGGAGTTGTAAGGTGActcagagggagagatgtggggaTACAGTACTTCAGAGAAGTTGGAGTTGTAAGGTGActcagagggagagatgtggggaTACAGTACTTCAGAGAAGTTGGAGTTGTAAG GTGActcagagggagagatgtggggaTACAGTACTTCAGAGAAGTTGGAGTTGTAAGGTGActcagagggagagatgtggggaTACAGTACTTCAGAGAAGTTGGAGTTGTAAG GTGActcagagggagagatgtggggaTACAGTACTTCAGAGAAGTTGGAGTTGTAAGGTGActcagagggagagatgtggggaTACAGTACTTCAGAGAAGTTGGAGTTGTAAGGTGGctcagagggagagatgtggggaTACAGTACTTCAGAGAAGTTGGAGTTGTAAGGTGActcagagggagagatgtggggaTACAGTACTTCAGAGAAGTTGGAGTTGTAAGGTGActcagagggagagatgtggggaTACAGTACTTCAGAGAAGTTGGAGTTGTAAG GTGActcagagggagagatgtggggaTACAGTACTTCAGAGAAGTTGGAGTTGTAAGGTGActcagagggagagatgtggggaTACAGTACTTCAGAGAAGTTGGAGTTGTAAGGTGActcagagggagagatgtggggaTACAGTACTTCAGAGAAGTTGGAGTTGTAATGTCTACCGCTGTCAGACGCCTCTTCACCCAAAATCCTAA
- the LOC118383754 gene encoding uncharacterized protein LOC118383754 isoform X13: protein MNCTHLVGLNQSLCFPRLGGSAQGRRWLRCGDTVLQRSWSCKVTQRERCGDTVLQRSWSCKVTQRERCGDTVLQRSWSCKVTQRERCGDTVLQRSWSCKVTQRERCGDTVLQRSWSCKVTQRERCGDTVLQRSWSCKVTQRERCGDTVLQRSWSCKVTQRERCGDTVLQRSWSCKVTQRERCGDTVLQRSWSCKVAQRERCGDTVLQRSWSCKVTQRERCGDTVLQRSWSCKVTQRERCGDTVLQRSWSCKVTQRERCGDTVLQRSWSCKVTQRERCGDTVLQRSWSCKVTQRERCGDTVLQRSWSCKVTQRERCGDTVLQRSWSCKVTQRERCGDTVLQRSWSCNVYRCQTPLHPKS from the exons atgaattgcacccacctggtgggtctaaatcagtccctgtgTTTTCCACGTTTGGGAGGAAGTGCTCAGGGACGAAGGTGGCTCAGATGTGGGGATACAGTACTTCAGAGAAGTTGGAGTTGTAAGGTGActcagagggagagatgtggggaTACAGTACTTCAGAGAAGTTGGAGTTGTAAGGTGActcagagggagagatgtggggaTACAGTACTTCAGAGAAGTTGGAGTTGTAAGGTGActcagagggagagatgtggggaTACAGTACTTCAGAGAAGTTGGAGTTGTAAGGTGActcagagggagagatgtggggaTACAGTACTTCAGAGAAGTTGGAGTTGTAAGGTGActcagagggagagatgtggggaTACAGTACTTCAGAGAAG TTGGAGTTGTAAGGTGActcagagggagagatgtggggaTACAGTACTTCAGAGAAGTTGGAGTTGTAAGGTGActcagagggagagatgtggggaTACAGTACTTCAGAGAAGTTGGAGTTGTAAGGTGActcagagggagagatgtggggaTACAGTACTTCAGAGAAGTTGGAGTTGTAAGGTGGctcagagggagagatgtggggaTACAGTACTTCAGAGAAGTTGGAGTTGTAAGGTGActcagagggagagatgtggggaTACAGTACTTCAGAGAAGTTGGAGTTGTAAGGTGActcagagggagagatgtggggaTACAGTACTTCAGAGAAGTTGGAGTTGTAAG GTGActcagagggagagatgtggggaTACAGTACTTCAGAGAAGTTGGAGTTGTAAGGTGActcagagggagagatgtggggaTACAGTACTTCAGAGAAGTTGGAGTTGTAAG GTGActcagagggagagatgtggggaTACAGTACTTCAGAGAAGTTGGAGTTGTAAGGTGActcagagggagagatgtggggaTACAGTACTTCAGAGAAGTTGGAGTTGTAAGGTGActcagagggagagatgtggggaTACAGTACTTCAGAGAAGTTGGAGTTGTAATGTCTACCGCTGTCAGACGCCTCTTCACCCAAAATCCTAA
- the LOC118383754 gene encoding uncharacterized protein LOC118383754 isoform X11, which yields MNCTHLVGLNQSLCFPRLGGSAQGRRWLRCGDTVLQRSWSCKVTQRERCGDTVLQRSWSCKVTQRERCGDTVLQRSWSCKVTQRERCGDTVLQRSWSCKVTQRERCGDTVLQRSWSCKVTQRERCGDTVLQRSWSCKVTQRERCGDTVLQRSWSCKVTQRERCGDTVLQRSWSCKVTQRERCGDTVLQRSWSCKVTQRERCGDTVLQRSWSCKVTQRERCGDTVLQRSWSCKVTQRERCGDTVLQRSWSCKVAQRERCGDTVLQRSWSCKVTQRERCGDTVLQRSWSCKVTQRERCGDTVLQRSWSCKVTQRERCGDTVLQRSWSCKVTQRERCGDTVLQRSWSCKVTQRERCGDTVLQRSWSCNVYRCQTPLHPKS from the exons atgaattgcacccacctggtgggtctaaatcagtccctgtgTTTTCCACGTTTGGGAGGAAGTGCTCAGGGACGAAGGTGGCTCAGATGTGGGGATACAGTACTTCAGAGAAGTTGGAGTTGTAAGGTGActcagagggagagatgtggggaTACAGTACTTCAGAGAAGTTGGAGTTGTAAGGTGActcagagggagagatgtggggaTACAGTACTTCAGAGAAGTTGGAGTTGTAAGGTGActcagagggagagatgtggggaTACAGTACTTCAGAGAAGTTGGAGTTGTAAGGTGActcagagggagagatgtggggaTACAGTACTTCAGAGAAGTTGGAGTTGTAAGGTGActcagagggagagatgtggggaTACAGTACTTCAGAGAAG TTGGAGTTGTAAGGTGActcagagggagagatgtggggaTACAGTACTTCAGAGAAGTTGGAGTTGTAAGGTGActcagagggagagatgtggggaTACAGTACTTCAGAGAAGTTGGAGTTGTAAG GTGActcagagggagagatgtggggaTACAGTACTTCAGAGAAGTTGGAGTTGTAAGGTGActcagagggagagatgtggggaTACAGTACTTCAGAGAAGTTGGAGTTGTAAG GTGActcagagggagagatgtggggaTACAGTACTTCAGAGAAGTTGGAGTTGTAAGGTGActcagagggagagatgtggggaTACAGTACTTCAGAGAAGTTGGAGTTGTAAGGTGGctcagagggagagatgtggggaTACAGTACTTCAGAGAAGTTGGAGTTGTAAGGTGActcagagggagagatgtggggaTACAGTACTTCAGAGAAGTTGGAGTTGTAAGGTGActcagagggagagatgtggggaTACAGTACTTCAGAGAAGTTGGAGTTGTAAG GTGActcagagggagagatgtggggaTACAGTACTTCAGAGAAGTTGGAGTTGTAAGGTGActcagagggagagatgtggggaTACAGTACTTCAGAGAAGTTGGAGTTGTAAGGTGActcagagggagagatgtggggaTACAGTACTTCAGAGAAGTTGGAGTTGTAATGTCTACCGCTGTCAGACGCCTCTTCACCCAAAATCCTAA
- the LOC118383754 gene encoding uncharacterized protein LOC118383754 isoform X4, whose amino-acid sequence MNCTHLVGLNQSLCFPRLGGSAQGRRWLRCGDTVLQRSWSCKVTQRERCGDTVLQRSWSCKVTQRERCGDTVLQRSWSCKVTQRERCGDTVLQRSWSCKVTQRERCGDTVLQRSWSCKVTQRERCGDTVLQRSWSCKVTQRERCGDTVLQRSWSCKVTQRERCGDTVLQRSWSCKVTQRERCGDTVLQRSWSCKVAQRERCGDTVLQRSWSCKVTQRERCGDTVLQRSWSCKVTQRERCGDTVLQRSWSCKVTQRERCGDTVLQRSWSCKVTQRERCGDTVLQRSWSCKVTQRERCGDTVLQRSWSCKVTQRERCGDTVLQRSWSCKVTQRERCGDTVLQRSWSCKVTQRERCGDTVLQRSWSCKVTQRERCGDTVLQRSWSCKVTQRERCGDTVLQRSWSCKVTQRERCGDTVLQRSWSCNVYRCQTPLHPKS is encoded by the exons atgaattgcacccacctggtgggtctaaatcagtccctgtgTTTTCCACGTTTGGGAGGAAGTGCTCAGGGACGAAGGTGGCTCAGATGTGGGGATACAGTACTTCAGAGAAGTTGGAGTTGTAAGGTGActcagagggagagatgtggggaTACAGTACTTCAGAGAAGTTGGAGTTGTAAGGTGActcagagggagagatgtggggaTACAGTACTTCAGAGAAGTTGGAGTTGTAAGGTGActcagagggagagatgtggggaTACAGTACTTCAGAGAAGTTGGAGTTGTAAGGTGActcagagggagagatgtggggaTACAGTACTTCAGAGAAGTTGGAGTTGTAAGGTGActcagagggagagatgtggggaTACAGTACTTCAGAGAAG TTGGAGTTGTAAGGTGActcagagggagagatgtggggaTACAGTACTTCAGAGAAGTTGGAGTTGTAAGGTGActcagagggagagatgtggggaTACAGTACTTCAGAGAAGTTGGAGTTGTAAGGTGActcagagggagagatgtggggaTACAGTACTTCAGAGAAGTTGGAGTTGTAAGGTGGctcagagggagagatgtggggaTACAGTACTTCAGAGAAGTTGGAGTTGTAAGGTGActcagagggagagatgtggggaTACAGTACTTCAGAGAAGTTGGAGTTGTAAGGTGActcagagggagagatgtggggaTACAGTACTTCAGAGAAGTTGGAGTTGTAAG GTGActcagagggagagatgtggggaTACAGTACTTCAGAGAAGTTGGAGTTGTAAGGTGActcagagggagagatgtggggaTACAGTACTTCAGAGAAGTTGGAGTTGTAAG GTGActcagagggagagatgtggggaTACAGTACTTCAGAGAAGTTGGAGTTGTAAGGTGActcagagggagagatgtggggaTACAGTACTTCAGAGAAGTTGGAGTTGTAAG GTGActcagagggagagatgtggggaTACAGTACTTCAGAGAAGTTGGAGTTGTAAGGTGActcagagggagagatgtggggaTACAGTACTTCAGAGAAGTTGGAGTTGTAAG GTGActcagagggagagatgtggggaTACAGTACTTCAGAGAAGTTGGAGTTGTAAGGTGActcagagggagagatgtggggaTACAGTACTTCAGAGAAGTTGGAGTTGTAAGGTGActcagagggagagatgtggggaTACAGTACTTCAGAGAAGTTGGAGTTGTAATGTCTACCGCTGTCAGACGCCTCTTCACCCAAAATCCTAA
- the LOC118383754 gene encoding uncharacterized protein LOC118383754 isoform X14, whose translation MNCTHLVGLNQSLCFPRLGGSAQGRRWLRCGDTVLQRSWSCKVTQRERCGDTVLQRSWSCKVTQRERCGDTVLQRSWSCKVTQRERCGDTVLQRSWSCKVTQRERCGDTVLQRSWSCKVTQRERCGDTVLQRSWSCKVTQRERCGDTVLQRSWSCKVTQRERCGDTVLQRSWSCKVTQRERCGDTVLQRSWSCKVTQRERCGDTVLQRSWSCKVTQRERCGDTVLQRSWSCKVAQRERCGDTVLQRSWSCKVTQRERCGDTVLQRSWSCKVTQRERCGDTVLQRSWSCKVTQRERCGDTVLQRSWSCKVTQRERCGDTVLQRSWSCKVTQRERCGDTVLQRSWSCNVYRCQTPLHPKS comes from the exons atgaattgcacccacctggtgggtctaaatcagtccctgtgTTTTCCACGTTTGGGAGGAAGTGCTCAGGGACGAAGGTGGCTCAGATGTGGGGATACAGTACTTCAGAGAAGTTGGAGTTGTAAGGTGActcagagggagagatgtggggaTACAGTACTTCAGAGAAGTTGGAGTTGTAAGGTGActcagagggagagatgtggggaTACAGTACTTCAGAGAAGTTGGAGTTGTAAGGTGActcagagggagagatgtggggaTACAGTACTTCAGAGAAGTTGGAGTTGTAAGGTGActcagagggagagatgtggggaTACAGTACTTCAGAGAAGTTGGAGTTGTAAGGTGActcagagggagagatgtggggaTACAGTACTTCAGAGAAG TTGGAGTTGTAAGGTGActcagagggagagatgtggggaTACAGTACTTCAGAGAAGTTGGAGTTGTAAGGTGActcagagggagagatgtggggaTACAGTACTTCAGAGAAGTTGGAGTTGTAAGGTGActcagagggagagatgtggggaTACAGTACTTCAGAGAAGTTGGAGTTGTAAG GTGActcagagggagagatgtggggaTACAGTACTTCAGAGAAGTTGGAGTTGTAAGGTGActcagagggagagatgtggggaTACAGTACTTCAGAGAAGTTGGAGTTGTAAGGTGGctcagagggagagatgtggggaTACAGTACTTCAGAGAAGTTGGAGTTGTAAGGTGActcagagggagagatgtggggaTACAGTACTTCAGAGAAGTTGGAGTTGTAAGGTGActcagagggagagatgtggggaTACAGTACTTCAGAGAAGTTGGAGTTGTAAG GTGActcagagggagagatgtggggaTACAGTACTTCAGAGAAGTTGGAGTTGTAAGGTGActcagagggagagatgtggggaTACAGTACTTCAGAGAAGTTGGAGTTGTAAGGTGActcagagggagagatgtggggaTACAGTACTTCAGAGAAGTTGGAGTTGTAATGTCTACCGCTGTCAGACGCCTCTTCACCCAAAATCCTAA